A portion of the Thalassotalea sp. LPB0316 genome contains these proteins:
- the purN gene encoding phosphoribosylglycinamide formyltransferase, whose translation MKPNIVVLISGSGSNLQAIIDACKAEQIDATITGVISNKADAYGLTRAANAGIANRVLSHKDYETREAYDLALIDAIDAYNPDVIVLAGFMRILTPAFVDKFSGKLLNIHPSLLPKYQGLHTHQRAIDAGDTVHGVSVHFVTEELDGGPVILQAKVPVFPEDTAEDLAMRVHEQEHRIYPLVVKWFCQGRLKMVENQALLDNQALPASGYASEE comes from the coding sequence ATGAAGCCTAATATTGTAGTACTTATATCAGGCAGCGGTTCTAATTTGCAGGCGATAATTGACGCCTGCAAAGCAGAACAAATTGATGCAACCATTACTGGCGTTATTTCAAATAAAGCCGATGCTTATGGCCTCACTCGCGCAGCCAATGCCGGAATAGCAAATCGCGTATTGAGTCACAAAGATTACGAGACTCGCGAAGCCTACGATCTTGCCTTAATTGACGCTATCGATGCTTATAATCCTGACGTTATTGTGCTTGCAGGCTTTATGCGTATTTTAACGCCAGCCTTCGTTGATAAATTTTCTGGAAAATTATTGAACATTCATCCATCTTTGTTGCCTAAGTACCAAGGATTGCATACGCACCAGCGCGCAATCGATGCAGGCGACACAGTACACGGTGTTAGTGTTCACTTTGTCACTGAAGAATTAGATGGTGGCCCAGTTATATTGCAAGCAAAGGTACCTGTTTTCCCTGAGGACACAGCAGAAGACTTAGCAATGCGAGTACACGAGCAAGAACATCGAATCTACCCCTTGGTAGTAAAATGGTTTTGCCAAGGCCGCCTAAAAATGGTAGAAAATCAAGCGTTACTCGATAATCAAGCATTACCGGCATCGGGGTACGCAAGCGAAGAATAA
- a CDS encoding DUF2066 domain-containing protein: MQPIRIQKMAKSLVFTLILLMSCVFLSAQAVEVTQLYTGKVEVQGQDNTSRDIALAQAMEQILLKVGGNNDFLAQQVILDALKAPSRFVAQFYYDRVDQKTLLVAEFDENKINQLFYQAELPILGNIRPLIAVWLVEEQDLSRRIINHSSEHVLARKVKDFSQQRAVPMMLPLMDLEDINRIQVSDIWGRFAEPVKAASERYLAETSVIIRVSNNTLIEQDLAVQDCQLPCQQTFYALDWSILESYQQFGERLQGSNPELLLEQALVSISEHIHQQYALSTNTRNIFTIEVANVDSLNTYVEISKFLTDLSAVSNVTLSYAQGSVRRFDIALLGSKQAFMASIKLIDKLQQFVDPLAQVDEQAIPVFYWQQ; encoded by the coding sequence ATGCAACCGATTCGTATTCAAAAAATGGCAAAGTCACTGGTTTTTACGTTAATTTTGTTGATGTCTTGTGTTTTTTTATCAGCCCAAGCTGTTGAAGTTACACAGTTATATACAGGAAAAGTTGAGGTTCAAGGTCAAGACAATACCTCGCGTGATATCGCTTTAGCGCAAGCGATGGAGCAAATATTACTCAAAGTAGGGGGTAATAATGACTTTTTAGCGCAGCAAGTCATCCTTGATGCCCTCAAAGCACCATCGCGTTTTGTTGCGCAGTTTTATTATGATCGGGTTGATCAGAAAACGCTGCTTGTTGCGGAGTTTGATGAAAACAAGATCAATCAATTGTTTTATCAGGCAGAGCTGCCGATCCTAGGCAACATCAGGCCTTTGATTGCTGTTTGGTTAGTCGAAGAACAAGACTTAAGCCGTCGGATTATCAATCACTCAAGTGAACATGTGTTAGCGCGCAAAGTGAAAGATTTTTCACAACAACGCGCGGTTCCTATGATGCTACCGTTAATGGATTTAGAAGATATCAACCGCATCCAAGTCTCTGACATTTGGGGGCGTTTCGCGGAACCTGTGAAGGCAGCATCTGAGCGATACCTAGCAGAAACTTCGGTAATTATTCGCGTATCTAATAACACCTTAATTGAACAAGATTTGGCTGTGCAAGATTGTCAGCTACCTTGTCAGCAAACCTTTTATGCCCTAGATTGGAGTATTCTAGAAAGCTATCAGCAATTTGGTGAGCGACTCCAAGGTAGCAACCCTGAGCTGTTATTAGAGCAAGCACTTGTCTCGATCAGTGAACATATTCACCAACAATATGCGCTAAGTACTAACACCAGAAATATTTTTACCATCGAAGTAGCAAACGTTGACTCCTTAAATACTTATGTTGAAATATCCAAGTTTTTAACCGATTTATCGGCGGTGAGTAACGTTACCTTGAGTTATGCTCAAGGCAGTGTTCGCCGTTTTGATATCGCCTTACTTGGTTCAAAACAAGCATTTATGGCGTCGATTAAGTTAATCGACAAGCTACAACAGTTTGTTGATCCGTTAGCTCAAGTAGATGAACAGGCAATTCCGGTATTTTATTGGCAGCAATAA
- the purM gene encoding phosphoribosylformylglycinamidine cyclo-ligase: MSDQKQSLSYKDAGVDIDAGNALVENIKGAVKRTTRPEVMGGLGGFGSVCQLPTNYKEPVLVAGTDGVGTKLRLAIDLKKHDTVGIDLVAMCVNDLIVQGAEPLFFLDYYATAKLDVDVASDVVSGIADGCVLAGCALVGGETAEMPGMYHAGDYDIAGFCVGVAEKSRLLDGSAVKAGDQLIALGSSGPHSNGYSLIRKVLEVNNTDTSEDLNGKPLSEHLLAPTKIYVKSILALLKHVDVSALSHITGGGFWENIPRVLPESAQAVIKGDSWQWPEIFNWLQEKGNITTHEMYRTFNCGVGMIIAVPADKVEESLAILSEHGENAWHIGEISDKADGEEQVVINQG, encoded by the coding sequence GTGAGTGATCAGAAGCAGTCGCTAAGTTATAAAGATGCAGGTGTAGACATTGATGCAGGTAATGCACTTGTAGAGAATATTAAAGGTGCGGTAAAGCGCACAACTCGCCCTGAAGTTATGGGTGGTTTAGGCGGGTTTGGCTCTGTTTGCCAATTGCCGACTAACTACAAAGAGCCCGTATTAGTTGCAGGCACCGACGGTGTAGGCACAAAACTTCGCTTAGCAATTGATCTTAAAAAACACGACACTGTCGGTATCGACCTTGTTGCGATGTGTGTTAACGATTTAATCGTTCAAGGCGCCGAGCCACTATTCTTCCTCGACTATTACGCAACGGCAAAACTAGACGTTGATGTAGCATCAGATGTTGTATCAGGTATTGCCGATGGCTGTGTGTTAGCTGGTTGTGCTTTAGTTGGTGGTGAAACGGCCGAAATGCCAGGCATGTACCACGCTGGCGATTACGATATTGCTGGCTTCTGTGTTGGTGTTGCTGAAAAGTCACGCTTACTCGATGGTAGCGCAGTAAAAGCAGGCGACCAACTTATCGCCTTAGGCTCATCGGGCCCTCATTCAAACGGTTACTCGTTAATTCGCAAGGTGTTAGAAGTTAACAACACTGATACGAGTGAAGACTTAAACGGCAAGCCATTAAGCGAACACTTATTAGCGCCAACTAAAATCTACGTTAAGTCTATTCTAGCGTTATTAAAACACGTTGATGTTAGCGCACTATCACACATTACTGGTGGTGGTTTCTGGGAAAATATTCCTCGTGTTTTACCTGAATCAGCGCAAGCTGTGATCAAAGGTGATTCATGGCAATGGCCTGAAATTTTCAACTGGTTACAAGAAAAAGGTAACATTACAACTCACGAGATGTACCGTACCTTCAACTGTGGTGTGGGTATGATCATCGCTGTTCCAGCTGATAAAGTTGAAGAGAGCTTAGCTATTTTATCTGAGCACGGCGAAAACGCTTGGCATATCGGTGAGATTAGCGATAAAGCCGACGGTGAAGAGCAAGTTGTGATCAACCAAGGCTAA
- a CDS encoding DUF3108 domain-containing protein yields MVKLVALLTSLAVSLTAIANPSQLPITPYKATFNILHKGDPVGKGYRELTLLDDGRIEYSYYTDLKWMIFSQKRKETSYVKLHNYQLELNEYTFERSGTGKDKTYRWQFFPNQNKALNLVKKTEFDIDFSEGLQDKLSYHLQQRLSFLEQPEQSSFNYDVITTSGKIKNYRYEYVGVEELMLPYGLIKALKYKREVADKERVTYAWFAPELDYLMVRLYQIKDGVDQFEAQLDKLDLKQ; encoded by the coding sequence ATGGTAAAATTGGTAGCACTATTAACTTCATTAGCGGTTTCGCTAACAGCAATTGCAAATCCTTCACAACTCCCTATTACCCCTTATAAAGCCACTTTTAATATCTTGCATAAAGGCGATCCTGTCGGTAAAGGATATCGCGAACTAACACTGCTAGATGACGGCCGTATAGAATATAGTTATTACACTGATCTCAAGTGGATGATTTTTTCTCAAAAACGCAAAGAAACATCTTATGTTAAATTGCATAACTACCAGCTTGAACTGAACGAATACACCTTTGAACGCTCTGGTACAGGCAAAGATAAAACCTACCGATGGCAGTTTTTCCCCAACCAAAATAAAGCGTTAAATTTAGTTAAGAAAACCGAGTTTGATATCGACTTTAGCGAAGGCTTGCAAGATAAGTTGAGTTATCACCTCCAGCAGCGACTGTCTTTTCTTGAGCAGCCAGAGCAAAGCTCATTCAATTACGACGTTATCACGACATCAGGCAAAATTAAAAACTACCGTTATGAATACGTTGGCGTTGAAGAGCTCATGTTGCCTTATGGCCTTATCAAAGCGTTGAAATATAAACGCGAAGTCGCCGACAAAGAGCGAGTAACCTACGCTTGGTTTGCCCCAGAGCTAGATTACTTAATGGTCCGCTTGTACCAAATTAAAGACGGTGTTGACCAGTTTGAAGCGCAACTTGATAAGTTAGACCTAAAACAATAG
- the arsJ gene encoding organoarsenical effux MFS transporter ArsJ: MATLSNEIKQYLIVTGNYWAFTLTDGALRMLVVLFFHQLGYSPLEVAMLFLFYELFGVFTNLFGGYLGARLGLNKTMNIGLALQIIALGMLAMPTGYLSMFYVMVAQALSGIAKDLNKMSAKSSIKMLVAQGQEGTLFKWVAILTGSKNALKGVGFFLGGLLLSLFSFQGAMLIMAGALCLVWLFSIVSLKQDLGKAKNKPKFREILSKSRAINILSAARMFLFGARDVWFVVALPVFLSQAFGWDHYYVGGFLALWIIGYGLVQSFAPKLINRKGHQAQPRDAVFWAFSLAIIPVVIATCLYVDFAMPIALLIGLLVFGVLFAINSSLHSYLIVSMADADGVSLDVGFYYMANALGRLIGTVLSGWVFQSYGLIACLIVSSLFILAAAIISTKLPEKA; the protein is encoded by the coding sequence ATGGCAACCTTATCTAACGAAATAAAACAATACCTAATTGTTACTGGTAATTATTGGGCGTTTACCCTAACCGATGGCGCACTGCGCATGTTAGTGGTGTTGTTTTTCCACCAACTTGGCTATTCGCCACTAGAAGTTGCCATGTTATTTTTGTTTTATGAGCTCTTTGGCGTATTTACCAACTTATTTGGCGGTTATTTAGGGGCAAGGCTTGGTTTAAATAAAACCATGAATATTGGCTTGGCATTACAAATTATCGCCTTAGGTATGCTGGCAATGCCAACAGGTTACCTGTCAATGTTTTATGTGATGGTGGCGCAAGCACTTTCTGGCATTGCCAAAGATCTCAATAAAATGAGTGCTAAAAGCTCGATAAAAATGCTCGTTGCGCAAGGTCAAGAAGGTACGTTATTTAAGTGGGTAGCCATTCTAACAGGCTCTAAAAATGCCCTAAAAGGTGTTGGCTTTTTCTTGGGTGGGCTATTGCTGAGCTTATTTTCATTTCAAGGCGCTATGCTGATCATGGCTGGCGCTCTGTGCTTGGTTTGGTTATTTAGCATAGTCTCATTAAAGCAAGATTTAGGCAAAGCGAAAAACAAGCCTAAATTTCGTGAAATACTATCAAAAAGCCGTGCAATAAATATACTATCCGCTGCCCGAATGTTTTTATTTGGCGCGCGAGATGTTTGGTTTGTTGTCGCCTTGCCAGTATTTTTATCTCAGGCTTTTGGCTGGGATCATTATTATGTTGGTGGCTTTCTCGCGCTTTGGATCATCGGTTACGGGCTAGTTCAATCATTCGCACCAAAGCTGATCAATCGCAAAGGACACCAAGCGCAACCGCGTGATGCGGTATTTTGGGCATTTAGCTTAGCCATTATCCCGGTTGTCATTGCCACTTGCCTTTATGTTGATTTTGCCATGCCGATAGCGCTATTGATTGGCCTATTAGTTTTTGGTGTGCTGTTTGCAATTAATTCATCGTTACACAGTTATTTGATCGTTAGCATGGCAGACGCTGATGGTGTCTCACTTGATGTCGGCTTTTATTACATGGCAAATGCGCTTGGCAGATTAATTGGCACAGTGCTCTCTGGTTGGGTATTTCAAAGCTATGGTTTGATTGCTTGTCTTATTGTATCGAGTTTATTTATTTTAGCCGCAGCAATTATTTCCACTAAACTGCCTGAGAAAGCGTGA
- the fadE gene encoding acyl-CoA dehydrogenase FadE has translation METLIWILSAIALSGFMAYSRAKLSTFTLLFTVLMVIGSFYQVVSWLGWVIFGIIAVPLNITNIRQQYISKPLLKAFQSIMPEMSRTEKEAIDAGTTWFEADLFRGAPDWQKLHNYPAPRLSAEEQAFLDGPVEEVCRMVDDWDTTHTRADLAPEIWQYLKDNKFFAMIIKKEYGGLEFSAYAQSRVLQKLTGASSVLASTVGVPNSLGPGELLQHYGTKEQQDYYLPRLARGEEIPCFALTSPEAGSDAGAIPDFGIVCKGEFEGKEVLGMRLTWDKRYITLAPVATVLGLAFKLQDPDGLLGDEKDLGITCALIPTDLEGVDVGRRHFPLNVPFQNGPTKGKDIFVPLDFIIGGPEMAGQGWRMLVECLSVGRAITLPSNSTGGVKSIALATGAYSRIRRQFKLPIGKMEGVEEALARIGGNAYLMDSVTTLSTGAIDLGEKPSVISAIAKYHLTEKMRDSISDSMDIHGGKGICMGPNNYLARGYQGAPVAITVEGANILTRSMIIYGQGAIRCHPYVLAELEAAGNQDFNQALRDFDHALFGHIGFAMSNVFRSIWFSVTGSRLVSAPYSDVTKRYYQLLTRYSTNLAMLSDIAMLTLGGDLKRRERISARLGDVLSHLYMASATLKRFNDEGRLAEDAPLMQWAVEDSLYKIQVAIDELISNFPNKLVGGFLRMTILPFGTSLTRPSDKLDHKVARILQTPSATRDRIGQGQYLTREPENSIGMLEQTLEDILACEPIFDKVCRAIGEKLPFFRLDLVAEKGLAANAITEVEAELLRKTEVARKAAIDVDDFDPIDLPADKSLYQEQVKQTNNAA, from the coding sequence GTGGAAACATTAATTTGGATTTTAAGCGCAATCGCGCTATCAGGTTTTATGGCCTATTCCCGAGCTAAGCTCTCTACATTTACCCTACTTTTTACTGTATTAATGGTAATTGGTAGTTTCTACCAAGTCGTTTCATGGCTTGGTTGGGTTATCTTTGGCATTATCGCTGTGCCACTGAATATCACCAATATTCGCCAACAGTATATCTCTAAGCCATTACTGAAAGCTTTCCAAAGCATCATGCCAGAAATGTCACGTACCGAAAAAGAAGCAATCGATGCCGGTACAACATGGTTTGAAGCAGATCTTTTCCGTGGTGCGCCAGATTGGCAAAAACTTCACAACTACCCTGCTCCGCGTTTAAGCGCCGAAGAGCAAGCGTTCTTAGACGGTCCGGTGGAAGAAGTTTGTCGCATGGTTGATGACTGGGATACAACACACACACGTGCCGATCTTGCGCCAGAAATCTGGCAATACCTAAAAGACAACAAATTCTTCGCCATGATCATCAAAAAAGAATACGGCGGTTTAGAATTTAGTGCCTACGCACAATCACGTGTGTTACAAAAGCTAACGGGTGCAAGCTCAGTATTAGCAAGTACCGTTGGTGTACCTAACTCTTTAGGGCCAGGTGAATTATTGCAACACTACGGCACGAAAGAGCAGCAAGATTACTACTTACCGCGCTTAGCTCGCGGTGAAGAAATTCCATGTTTTGCCTTAACTAGCCCAGAAGCGGGTTCAGACGCAGGCGCTATTCCAGATTTCGGTATCGTTTGTAAAGGCGAATTCGAAGGTAAAGAAGTATTAGGTATGCGCCTAACATGGGATAAGCGTTACATTACCCTTGCACCAGTGGCTACTGTGCTTGGTTTAGCGTTTAAATTACAAGATCCAGACGGTTTATTAGGTGATGAGAAAGACTTAGGTATTACTTGTGCCCTGATCCCAACTGACCTAGAAGGTGTTGATGTTGGTCGTCGTCACTTCCCGTTAAACGTGCCATTCCAAAATGGTCCAACTAAGGGTAAAGATATTTTCGTACCACTTGATTTCATCATTGGTGGACCAGAAATGGCCGGTCAAGGCTGGCGCATGCTAGTTGAGTGTTTATCTGTGGGTCGCGCAATTACCCTACCTTCAAACTCAACCGGTGGCGTAAAATCTATCGCTTTAGCAACAGGTGCTTACAGCCGTATTCGCCGTCAGTTCAAACTACCTATCGGTAAAATGGAAGGTGTTGAAGAAGCATTAGCACGTATCGGTGGTAACGCGTACTTAATGGACTCTGTGACCACTTTATCTACGGGTGCTATCGATTTAGGTGAAAAACCGTCAGTGATTTCAGCGATTGCTAAATACCACTTAACCGAGAAAATGCGTGACTCTATTTCAGATTCAATGGATATTCACGGTGGTAAAGGTATTTGTATGGGCCCGAATAACTACCTAGCGCGTGGTTATCAAGGTGCACCAGTAGCGATTACCGTAGAAGGTGCCAATATCTTAACGCGTAGCATGATCATCTATGGTCAAGGTGCTATTCGTTGTCATCCTTACGTTTTGGCAGAATTAGAAGCGGCAGGTAACCAAGACTTTAACCAAGCATTACGCGATTTCGACCACGCATTATTCGGTCACATCGGTTTTGCTATGAGCAATGTATTCCGTAGCATTTGGTTCTCTGTAACAGGTAGCCGTTTAGTTTCTGCGCCATACAGCGATGTTACTAAGCGTTACTATCAATTACTAACACGCTACAGTACAAACTTAGCCATGTTATCTGACATCGCGATGTTAACACTTGGTGGTGATTTAAAACGTCGTGAGCGTATCTCTGCGCGTTTAGGTGATGTACTAAGTCATTTATACATGGCGTCTGCAACGTTAAAACGCTTCAACGATGAAGGCCGTTTAGCTGAAGATGCACCATTAATGCAATGGGCTGTTGAAGATAGCTTATACAAAATCCAAGTAGCTATTGACGAGTTGATCTCTAACTTCCCGAATAAGTTAGTGGGTGGCTTCTTACGCATGACTATCTTGCCATTTGGTACTAGCTTAACGCGTCCATCTGACAAGTTAGATCACAAAGTAGCACGTATCTTACAAACGCCAAGTGCAACTCGCGACCGTATTGGTCAAGGCCAATACTTAACACGTGAGCCAGAAAACTCAATCGGTATGCTTGAGCAAACGCTAGAAGATATTTTAGCGTGTGAGCCAATCTTCGATAAAGTATGTCGTGCCATTGGTGAAAAACTGCCATTCTTCCGCTTAGATTTAGTGGCAGAGAAAGGCTTAGCAGCTAACGCTATCACGGAAGTTGAAGCGGAACTACTGCGCAAGACAGAAGTAGCGCGCAAAGCAGCAATTGATGTGGATGATTTTGATCCGATTGATTTACCTGCGGATAAATCACTTTATCAAGAGCAAGTAAAGCAAACGAATAACGCTGCCTAA
- the hda gene encoding DnaA inactivator Hda, translating to MKSRSQLTLKVQLPDDETFASFQVGENQSVVNELRSFIEGNSQYQTQAMYLFGPTSVGKSHLLHASCAFAEAQQQSSICMSFSELMSFTPEVLDGLEFYDVICLDDIDLIAGKKDWEQAVFDLFNRVIEQQHKLIICGQQSVKQLNISLPDLVSRLGWGYVESIKALSDDDKVSAIQLRAHQRGLILHLDVAKFLFNRVERDMKSLVSSLDELDKASIRDKRKITIPFIKEVLL from the coding sequence ATGAAATCACGTTCTCAATTAACATTAAAGGTACAACTTCCCGACGACGAAACCTTTGCAAGTTTCCAAGTTGGTGAAAACCAAAGTGTAGTCAATGAACTGCGATCCTTTATTGAGGGCAATAGCCAATACCAAACCCAAGCCATGTACTTATTTGGCCCAACCTCTGTCGGTAAATCTCATTTGCTGCACGCCAGTTGTGCATTTGCCGAAGCACAGCAGCAATCGTCGATTTGTATGTCGTTTAGTGAGTTAATGAGTTTTACCCCAGAAGTGCTCGATGGTTTAGAATTTTATGATGTCATTTGCCTTGACGATATCGATTTGATCGCTGGAAAAAAAGACTGGGAACAAGCGGTATTTGATTTGTTTAATCGCGTGATTGAACAACAACACAAATTGATTATCTGTGGTCAGCAATCGGTCAAGCAATTAAATATTAGCCTGCCAGATTTAGTCTCTCGCCTCGGGTGGGGGTATGTCGAATCAATCAAGGCGTTGTCAGACGACGACAAAGTCAGCGCCATTCAATTGCGCGCGCATCAGCGAGGATTAATTTTGCACCTCGATGTTGCCAAGTTTTTATTTAATCGCGTCGAGCGCGATATGAAGAGCTTGGTGTCTAGCTTAGATGAATTGGATAAAGCGTCGATTCGCGATAAGCGCAAGATCACCATTCCTTTCATCAAAGAAGTACTGCTGTAA
- a CDS encoding class II glutamine amidotransferase — protein sequence MCELLAMSANVPTDICFSFSGLMQRGGNTGPHKDGWGITFYEGKGCRSFKDPLPSANSPIAKLVTEYPIKSELVVCHIRQANSGAVCLENTHPFIRPISGKNWTYAHNGQLANFKEKLVLKHNWPIGTTDSEHAYCWLLDQLEEKQQADGKPLCLKDLASFIAQRASEINRLGVFNLLLSDGDYLLCYCANNLHYITRRAPFGKASLIDAEVVVDFQQETTEHDIVTVIATQPLTDDESWHKLNPGQWLVFHHGELVEQGQEQVLQD from the coding sequence ATGTGCGAATTACTGGCGATGAGCGCCAATGTACCAACTGATATCTGTTTTAGTTTTAGTGGTTTAATGCAACGTGGTGGTAATACTGGGCCTCATAAAGATGGTTGGGGGATTACCTTTTACGAAGGTAAAGGGTGTCGCAGCTTTAAAGATCCATTGCCTAGCGCGAATTCTCCTATTGCTAAACTAGTCACTGAATATCCAATAAAAAGTGAACTGGTGGTGTGTCACATTCGTCAAGCTAATTCAGGTGCTGTGTGTTTAGAAAATACGCATCCATTTATTCGCCCCATTTCAGGTAAAAATTGGACTTATGCTCACAATGGTCAACTCGCCAACTTTAAAGAAAAGCTCGTGCTAAAACACAATTGGCCGATTGGCACAACCGATAGTGAACACGCTTATTGTTGGCTGCTCGATCAACTAGAAGAAAAGCAGCAAGCAGACGGCAAACCATTATGCTTAAAGGATTTAGCGAGCTTTATTGCTCAGCGAGCCAGTGAGATCAACCGATTAGGTGTGTTTAATTTGCTTCTTAGCGATGGTGATTATTTGCTGTGTTATTGCGCCAATAACTTGCATTACATTACTAGGCGAGCGCCATTTGGCAAGGCGAGCTTAATTGATGCGGAAGTGGTTGTCGATTTTCAGCAAGAAACAACAGAGCATGATATTGTCACCGTGATCGCAACGCAGCCACTCACCGACGATGAATCTTGGCATAAGCTTAATCCCGGACAATGGCTGGTTTTTCACCACGGTGAGCTAGTCGAACAAGGGCAAGAGCAAGTGTTGCAGGATTAA